AGGAATCCTGGGGCCATTTTGGGGCCACACGTCGTCAGCAGCTCTGCACGGGCAGCACTTTCGTCGCGCCGTCCTTGGAAAGATTTCGCGCGTGACGTGCGCAAACGATATCAACAGGGAGCTGGGGGTCAAGTGGTCGCAGGTTCAAATCCTGTCAGCCCGACAGACAGAAAATCCCCTCTGACCTCGGTCGGAGGGGATTTTTCGTTGCCGGGCTATCCGGGGCCAATTTGGGGCCAACGCCGCTCTGCGGGTGCTGAGACAGCTTCTGACCGTCATCCCGGAAAGCCTCGATATCGGGATGCAGGTAACGCTGAGTGATGCGCGGATCGGTGTGGCCGGCGATCCGCTGCAGCCGGTGTAGCGGGACACCGGCATCGGCGAACAGGTGAGCCCTGTATGCCGCAGGTCGTGGCGGCGGAGGTGCTCGAAGCCGAGTCGGGCCACTACTCGGTCCCAGTTCGTTGTGTCCCGCAGGACCGCGGTTGCGATCCGTCCTCCTTGTGGCCCCAGCCGGGACCGTTTGCCTTTCGTACGCTTATCTTTCATCCCGCCCGGCCCCGGTGTTGTCTGGCGCCGGAGGGTCCGCACCCACTGCTCGGTGTCGATATCGCCCACTCGGCAACCCGAAACCTCGCCGATCCGCGGCGCGGTGCACGCGGCGAACACGACGGCGTCTCCCCAACCGCGATAATGACCGTGTGATGCCTCCACCAGTGCGTCAGCCAGCTGTTGCAGCGCTTCCCAGTTCGGCGGAGCCAGCGATCTCGGATCGTCGATCTCGTCCTCGTACTTGACGAGTTGACGCTGCCAACCGGTCACGTCGACGCGGTTGCGGTCGATCACCTCGTCTCCCACGGCCTGATTCAGCACTTGGGCCAGTGCCGCGAGGGTGTTCTTGATGGTCGATTCACCGCAGCCGGCCTCGATCCACTTCGTGACAGCTCGGTCGACCACCCCGGTTGTCACCATCGTGATCGGCAAATGTCCGAGCGACTTCACCACCCGCGATCGCCAGACCGCCCGATACGGATCCGGAGTCTTGGGCTCCACCCCACGCATCGCGTTGTCCCAGTGCGCATTTCCGTATTCGGCCAGGATCGATGTGGCGGTTTCTCGACCTGTTCGATCCACGCTCTGGCCTCCTCCTCGGTGGCGAACGATTCAGACGTCGAGTCACGGCGCTTCGCGACCGGATCGGTCCAAGGCACCCGTGCCCGGCATCGGCCGGCCTTCCCTCGAACTTCGACGTAGCCGGCCAACGCGACGCCCTGCGGCACCAGGTCGATCCGGTCGTCACTCATCAGGCTGCTGCCGTGGGGTCGACACGCCTGCCCTGCGGGTAGGCAATCAGGTCCGCACCGTTGTATCCGGTCGTCCGATCGGAGATCGTGACCAACGGCGGCCCTACCGGCTCGAATGGCGTTTCGAAAACCATCACCCGAATGATGAGATGCCATTTTCAGCAAGGGCATGGGTATCGCCGCACCGCAGATCGGGATACCTCGGTCGGGCGCGCGGTGTCGCCGGAAATCGTTCGAGCACAGCGGGACTGGCCGAATCAGGTGTCGGTCGACGATCCGGTGCCGCCGGAACGCGGTGTCCCGGCCTGCGTGAGGGCGCTCGCGTAATCGGCGTATTCCAAGGCCGGACGGCGTTATCGTCGCGGGGCCCGATCACCGCCGCGAAGTCTCGAACCCAGGCGGTGCGGGTTCAGACCTCTTGGGTGCGGCGTTCGATGACAACGAGCGGGATTTCGCGGTGGGATTTCGCCTGGTAGGTGTCGTAGAGCGGAAAGATCGCGGTCATGAGGTGCCACAGCGGTGGTTTCTCTTCGGCGGTCGCCGGTCGCGCACGCCCGGTGAATTTCTCCGCTCCGACCTGGACTGTGACGTCCGGGTCCGCGAGCAGGTTGAGGTACCACGCGGGGTGGGTGGGCGATCCGGCATTCGAGGCCACCAGGACGTAGCGGTCGTCGTCCTCTCCGTAGATCAACGCGGTGCGTCGGAGCTTTCCTGATTTCCTTCCGCGCGTGGTGAGCAGCAGCGAGGGCCAGCCCTGGTAGAGGTGGCCACTCTGCCCGTCGGTCTCGACGTAGTCTCGGATGTGGTCCGCCACCCAGTCTGTCGGGCTGTCGTGGACGTCGTCGGGTTCGGGCGCCGAACTCTCGGATAGGCTGTGCAGCAGGTGGTATCGCGTGAATCCGCTGTCGGTGACCCCAGGGAATTCTTTCACTCGCCGCCAGCCGCTGCCTGATCCGATCATGCCTTGGCCCGACCGTTCGATCGCGTCGCGATGGGCGTCCGCAGTTGTCCATTCCGCGTAGGGGAGCACTCGGGTGCCGTCGGTGCTGACGTGGAAGTGGCCGGAGATACCGCCGGGGTGTGGGTCGGTTTCGCCGGCCATTGCGTCGAAAACCGTATCGACCCAGCGTCGTTGCCGATCGTGATCGGGTCCGTCGAACTCGACGTCGAGGATGACGATGCATCCTGGAACCGGTGGATTCACCCCAACGCTGCTGCGATACAGCCGATATTCAACTGCTTCGATGCCTGCGAATCCGGTCAGATATTCGCGGCCGGCTTCGCCGTTTCGCCACTGGGTGTAGGTGACGTTCTTCTCACCGTCGGTGCTCACGAACGCGGTGCACGAGATGAGTTCCTTCGGCCAGGAGCCGCGTTCCAGATCGGCGAAGACCTCCGCCACCGCCGACCTCACGATCAGGACGGTGTCGACGTCGGGATGTGCGATGTCGGGCAATACATTACGGGCGATCATGATTCACTCTCCGGTCATCGGTGGTCGGGGGCGGTTCAGGCGGCGTAGGGGTGCTCGGATCGAGCGACTTCCAGGGCTCGGCCGAACCAGAGGAGTTGATCGATCAACTTCGCGGCGGCGGCGTCACTGGCCGCCGTGGATGTCAGCTCGCCCGATGCGCTCATGGCGTTGTGAAAGCTCACGGTTTCGCGAACAGTCACCGCATGCAGTTCGGTGAAGACCTGCCGAAGGTGCTCGACTGCGCGAAGTCCGCCTGCCATGCCGCCGTAGGAGACGAATCCGATCGGCTTGGCTTGCCACTGGGTGTAATGCCAGTCGATGGCGTTCTTCAGCGGCGCGGGATAGCTGTGGTTGTACTCCGGTGTCACCACGACGAATGCGTCGGCGGCCGCGAGGCGCGGGCTGACAGCCGCCGGTGCCGCGGCCTCCTGCGCCCCGAGTTCGGTCGACAGCCGTTCGGGCAGAGGCGATTCCGCGAGGTCGATGACATCGACGGTGATTCCCGCACGCTGCTCGGCGTGTTCGACGAACCAGTTGGCGACTGTCGGGCCGAATCGGCCCGTGCGGGTGCTGCCGACGATCACGGCGAGGGTCAGTGGACTTTCGGATGCGGTCATACGAAAAGCCTCGAACTTAAACACGAGTTCAAGTCAAGGTAGTGTGAGCCGCGTGACACCGCCGCATCCTGAAGTCGCCGAAGTGACGATCGGCGAACTGGCCGAACGCAGTGGCGTTCCGGCCTCGGCGCTGCGCTTCTATGAGCGGCAGGGGCTCATCCACAGTCGTCGCACCACCGGGAATCAGCGTCGCTATACCCGTGCGACGTTGCGGCAGGTTGCCTTCATCCGCGCCTCACACCATCTGGGCATTCCCCTGTCGGTGATCGGCAAGGTCCTGGCACTGCTGCCACCCGGTGAAATACCGGGCCAGGAGTTCTGGGCCAGGGCGTCCGATTGCTGGACCGAGGACATCAACTCCAGAATCGCGCGGCTGGAGCGGATGCGCGATCGGTTCTCCGAATGCATCGGCTGCGGCTGCCTGTCGTTCCAGCAATGCGCACTCGTCAACCCGAACGACGAACTCGGCAAAGAGGGTTCGGGTCCGCGGCGGCTCTTCGACAACTGAGGCGTCGCTGTCTCGCAGGATCGTCGGCCTCGAACACTGCTGCGGTTCGCCACGTCGAAGAAATACTTCAGCTGGTCGGAGGCGTCTTTCCCCGTGCGGGTCGTCAGGTCCAGACGATGGATCTCATCGACGAGGACCAGCCCTGTGCCCGCGCGGCGCATCATCGCCGCGACGGTGTGCGCCAACGCTTGGGGGCTGTCGTGGCGCCCGACCGGCAATCTCAGATTTTCGAGTCCTCACCCGCGCCCACCGCTCGAGGGCCTCCCGATTGTCGGGAGCGGTCTCGGAGATTCGGCGGTGGACTATCTTCCGTACTGTCAGAGGCAGTTTCGGCTGCTGGCCCTCGAGACGACCCTCGCGCGGGCCTCGGCTTCCCTCGCGGGTGCGCGGTTGGTTGGGGTCAGCCTCGAACTCGGCGACCACAGCGAGGGTTTGCGGGACGCCTTGTCCCTGCGTGCGGCCCCGGAGAGGGGTCGGAGGTTCAGCGGCGATGGTCGAGTTCGACGCTGATGGCGTCGGTGAGCAGTGCGCGAGCTCGGTCGAGGCTGATCGAGCCGCTGTTCCAGCGCTGGCTGAGTCCTTCGACAAGGGCGGTGAGGCGTTCAGCGGCGGCGATGGCGTCGATCCCGGTGCTGATCGTACCGGCGTCTTGGGCGTGGCCGATCAGTGCCGCGATGTCGGCGTTCCAGGCGTCGGTGGTGGTGCGCAAGGCTTCGCGCAGGTCGGGATGGAACACCGCGCTGGCGCGTAGTTCGCCCCAGGCGATACTGGTTTCCCGGACGTCGTCGCTGTCTTGCAGTTCCAGCAGCAGCATGGTTTCGACTCGGACGCGGGCATCTGCGTGGGCGAGGGCGTGGTCGGTGTAGTTCGTGGCGCGGTGGTTGATGTGTTCGAGTGCGGCGTGCAGCACTCCGGCGCGGTCATGGAAGTGGTAGTAGATGAGCGCAGTGGACACTCCCGCCGCGGCGGCGAGTTTCTCGATGCGCAATCCGCGGACGCCGTCGCGGGCGATGACGCGGACGGCGGCTTCCAAGATCTGGGTTCGACGCTTCGACACGAGTCCTCACAGTAGGTCCGGGGTGACCGGTCCGGGCGGGCGGCGTTTCGGACCGATCGCCGGAGTCGGCGAGTTGCAGCTGTAGCCGACGTGCACGGTGCCGCTGTCAGGCTGCGGGTTGCTGCTGGGTGGTGCAATGGATGCCGCCGCCGCCCGCGGCGATACCGTCGATGGCGATCTGCACGACCTGGCGATCCGGAAACAGGCGCTGCAGCGTGGAGTGCGCGGCCGCATCGGTTTCCGGGGCACCGAACTGCGGGGCGATCACGCCGCCGTTGCAGACGTAGAAGTTGATGTAGCCGGCGGCGAAGTCTTCGCCGGCGTCCCGAAAGCGCAATTCGCTTGGCGCCTCCAGCGTTTCGATCTCGAGCGGACGGCCGTGCGCGTCGGTCGCGTTGTGCAGGATGTCGAGGTGCCGGCGGGTCACGTCGTAGTCGAAGGACTCCTCGTCGTTGTCGAGCCCGGCGACCACCACCCCGGGTCCGGCGAAGCGGGCGTAGAAATCGGTGTGGCCGTCGGTGATGTCGTGCCCAGTGATGCCCGGCAGCCAGATCACCTTCTCGATGCCGAGTAGGTAGGCGAGTTCCTTCTCTACGTCGGGCTTCTTCCAGCCCCGATTCCGGTTGTTGTCGAGCACGCAACTTTCGGTGATGATCGCGGTACCCTCCCCGTCGACCTCGAGGGCGCCGCCTTCGAGCACCAGGTCGGTGCGTAGCCGCTCGACCCCGGCGCGGCCGGTGACCAGCGCGGCGACTTTCGCGTCGCGGCGGTGCTCTTGTTTTCCGCCCCAGCCGTTGAAATTGAAGTCCACCCCGGCATGTCCGCTGGGGCCGGTGACGAACACCGGGCCGGTGTCACGCATCCACAGATCATCGATCTCAGCAGGGATCAACTCGACGTTCGCGCCCCCGACCAGAGTCTGGGCCAGCCCCATCTCGCCGGGGCGTACCAGCATCGACACTGGTTCGAACCCGGCGATAGTGGTGGCGATGGTAGCCAAGTCGTGTTGGGCTTGCGGCAGCAGTTTCGCGCCCCAGATGCGTTCGCTGGCACCGAAGGCCATCCAGGTCCGCGCGTGCGGCTGCCCTTCCTCGGGCATCATCCACCGTCTCCCATCGTGTGTACCGCTGCTGGTCGTGCCGCCGCCCCCCGGCAGGTCTCGGTCATCGCAGCCCGCCAGCAGCATGGTGCCGATCGCAGTCATCGAGGCCTGAAGGAATGCGCGTCGCCGCATAACGGGGTTCTCCTATGTCGTGGACATGTGTGCGACGAGTCCCTTGCAACGCGTCGGACGGCTAGCACTGCCTCTGTGGTGCGCGCAGGCCGCCGGACGAGTCGAGCGATCCGCTGGCAACCCCAGGCTAGTGTCTGACTAAAATTTCAGTCAAGTTGTGACCGACAGGCGTCACCCCAAGGCCAACGCGTTCTGACCGCTCCGAACGCGCCGGCCGCAGCGGTGACTGATCTCTCCCTGACCTGAACACCCCGGGCAAAGGCACAATTGAAGGAATGAAAGCCCTGCAGCCGAGTCCCAGCGCCGACGACGAGCCTCCCGGCAACCGGGAGCGGGTCACCATCGATGACGTCCGAGCGCTTCGCGAGCAGTTCCGCGATTTCATGCTCGGCTACAAGTTCGCGATCGACGAAATCACAACCAAGATCAACATCTTGCGTGAGGACTTCAGCAACACACACGAGTACAACCCGATCGAGCACGTGAGGTCGCGGCTCAAGTCACCCGAAAGCGTTCTGGAAAAGGCTCAGCGCAAGAACTACGCGATGAACCTATCCTCCATTCGAGCGAACGTGCTCGACATCGCAGGGGTCCGGGTGGTCTGCAGCTTTATCTCCGATATCGTCGTGATCAGAGACATGCTCGTCGGCCAGGAGGACATCACGCTGCTGGACGAACGCGACTACATCACGCACCGCAAACCGAACGGCTACCGGAGCCTGCATCTGATCGTGTCGATCCCGGTGTTCCGCTCCGACCGCACCGAGCGGATGCCGGTCGAAATCCAGATCCGCACCATCGCGATGGACTTCTGGGCGAGCCTCGAACACAAGATCCACTACAAGTACAGCGGCGAGGTGCCTCCGAATCTCCGCGGCGATCTGGCCCGAGCCGCCGAGGTGGCCGGGCAGCTGGACGAGAAGATGGAGGCCCTGCACCGACAGGTCGAGCACACCACGCACACCCCGCCCGATCCTCTCGATTCACTGGACCTCGGCCGGCTGTACAGCCTCGCCACGAACCTCTCCCACAGCCGGCGAACCTGAGCCGGGCCCCATGCCCTGCCCGATCGCTGCCGTGCCTGGTCAAGCTCCCCTCGCAGCCGATGCGGCAGTTCACTTCGATTGCGGGACTTCGTATCCGGAGTCGGCAGCAGCGATTCGGTCACCCCGCTGCCCGATATCGCGGCCCGGCGGGTGACCGACATCGGCTGATCACTGAACCATTCTCCGAACACCGATGCCATCGTGACCGAATGCGTCGCCCAGCTGACCCCGCCGACGACGGTCAGGGCACGAACTTTGCGCGGATACCAGGTCGCTCCGGCGGCCATGTTCACGCCGATGCGACCCACCGGGATGTAGCGGGCCGTGATGGTCAGCAGCGCGGGTGCCGGCGCCACCGCCGGCTGTGCGACTTCTTCACCTGTCCACGATTTCGGACTCCCTCACCAGCCTTGACCCGCGTCACGGGCCGGGGCCGCATGTCGGTTGCGCCAGCGGATGTAGCCGGCGATCGCGACGTCGTGCTCTTCGTGGCCGCGGTGATCAGTGCCGTTCAGCGCAAAGCACCGGTGCTCCCCTCACTCGCGCACGACGCGATTCACCATGACGAACAGGTCGGCAGGAACACCCGCCCGACGTCGTTGCCCGCACACCAAGCCCGGACCGGGGCGTGCTCGCGCACCGGGTAATCGTCCAGGGGCAGGCACAGTTTCCGCTTGGCCCAGCACCCACAGTCAGTGCACAGTCGTACACTGACTGGATGAGCGATCGGCAGCAGGCGGAGATCAGGGCGCTCGCCCGGTTGGCCGGCGATGAACTCGGTGGTGCCGTCGACGGGGTCGCCGCGGTGCACCGTGCCATCTCCGATCACGTCTTCGCGGCCGTGCGGCAAGGGGTCGGCCCAGCCGCACGGCCGGCGCAGGTGGTACACGACACCATCGCCGACAACATGTACCGGATCGTCAGCGGTGCCGCGGTGTCGGCAGGCATGCTGGCCGAACATGCCGCGACGTTTTCCGGTATACCCGCCCCGTCGCGCACGGTTTTCGGCTCCGGCGTCCTCGCGGCCCTACAAGGCTTGATCGGCGACACTCTCGCGCAGCAGCGGCCGATCCTGGCCGCGCCCATGATGTTTCGGTCCGATGGCGAAGCAGCGGCACCCGAGCGGTTCGCGAAGCACATCACGAACCCCAGCGGTCGGGTCGTGATCTTCCTGCACGGATTGGCGGAAACCGAACACGCTTGGCGGCTCGGCGGCAGACCGACCTATGCCGAACGACTCGAGGCCGATCTCGGCTGCTCATCGGTTCAGGTGCGATACAACAGCGGTCTGCACATTTCCGAGAACGCCCAGCAACTGAACGATCTGTTAGAGCGCCTCGTCGAGCACTGGCCGGTCGAGATCGAACAGTTGTCGCTGGTCGGCCATTCGATGGGTGGGCTCATCGCCCGTGGCGCGTGTTTCGCCGCCGTCGAGGACCGACGTTCCTGGGTACGGCAGGTGCGCCAGGTGGTCTGCCTCGGGTCACCTCATCTGGGTGCGCCGCTCGAGCAATTCGTCCATTACCTCTCCGCGGCACTGGTCCGCGTCCCGGAGACCCGCCCGTTCGGACGGCTACTACGCCGCCGCAGTGCGGGCATCCGAGATCTGCGCCATGGTTCACTGGTCGATGGGGACTGGGACGGTGCGGACCCGGACGCGTTGCGTCGCCGAGCGATCCGCGAGGTCCCGCTTCTCGAGGGCGCCGATCACTATTTCGTCACCGCGACGATAACTCGCAGCCCGCGCCATCCCCTGGGCCGAGTCATCGGGGACGGTTTGGTGCTGACCACGAGCGGTTCGGGCCGGAATCGCGCCCGCCGCATCGGTTTCGACGACACCAACGGTCTGCACCTGACCGGGGCGAATCATTTCACCCTGCTCAACCACGAGACAGTCTATGAAGCCTTGACCCACTGGCTGTGCGGCGAGCGCGAACAGAAGTCGCTGCGTCCAGGCTGACAGACGAATCGGCCAGGATGTACGGGGTCTCGCCACGTCTTGACGAATACCGGCCGGCGGACGTGTTCCGGCCACGGGCGACCACGTTCTACCGCAATAATGGGTCATCACTGTTCTGCCCGTGTGGTGCACCGATCGAGAGTTGGTGAGTCAGATGATCTCCACATCTCTGTTCAACGAACTGTACGAACGCGCGGAAAAGGACAGTGTCGCATTACGAATCGGCGTGATCATCGATCGCCGCGGGGAGGTCCTGCTACTCGAACGTGACGACAGCGGCCCCATCAAGGCAACCCTCAAACTCCCCGGCACCACCGTCGAACCCCACGAACCGCTCGACGCTGCCGTCGCACGCGGCGTCGCCACCGAGACAGGCCTGATCGTTACCCGAATCCGTTGCCACGTAGGGCAT
The genomic region above belongs to Nocardia spumae and contains:
- a CDS encoding site-specific integrase, whose translation is MDRTGRETATSILAEYGNAHWDNAMRGVEPKTPDPYRAVWRSRVVKSLGHLPITMVTTGVVDRAVTKWIEAGCGESTIKNTLAALAQVLNQAVGDEVIDRNRVDVTGWQRQLVKYEDEIDDPRSLAPPNWEALQQLADALVEASHGHYRGWGDAVVFAACTAPRIGEVSGCRVGDIDTEQWVRTLRRQTTPGPGGMKDKRTKGKRSRLGPQGGRIATAVLRDTTNWDRVVARLGFEHLRRHDLRHTGLTCSPMPVSRYTGCSGSPATPIRASLSVTCIPISRLSGMTVRSCLSTRRAALAPNWPRIARQRKIPSDRGQRGFSVCRADRI
- a CDS encoding nitroreductase family deazaflavin-dependent oxidoreductase, translated to MIARNVLPDIAHPDVDTVLIVRSAVAEVFADLERGSWPKELISCTAFVSTDGEKNVTYTQWRNGEAGREYLTGFAGIEAVEYRLYRSSVGVNPPVPGCIVILDVEFDGPDHDRQRRWVDTVFDAMAGETDPHPGGISGHFHVSTDGTRVLPYAEWTTADAHRDAIERSGQGMIGSGSGWRRVKEFPGVTDSGFTRYHLLHSLSESSAPEPDDVHDSPTDWVADHIRDYVETDGQSGHLYQGWPSLLLTTRGRKSGKLRRTALIYGEDDDRYVLVASNAGSPTHPAWYLNLLADPDVTVQVGAEKFTGRARPATAEEKPPLWHLMTAIFPLYDTYQAKSHREIPLVVIERRTQEV
- a CDS encoding NADPH-dependent FMN reductase, giving the protein MTASESPLTLAVIVGSTRTGRFGPTVANWFVEHAEQRAGITVDVIDLAESPLPERLSTELGAQEAAAPAAVSPRLAAADAFVVVTPEYNHSYPAPLKNAIDWHYTQWQAKPIGFVSYGGMAGGLRAVEHLRQVFTELHAVTVRETVSFHNAMSASGELTSTAASDAAAAKLIDQLLWFGRALEVARSEHPYAA
- the soxR gene encoding redox-sensitive transcriptional activator SoxR; the protein is MTPPHPEVAEVTIGELAERSGVPASALRFYERQGLIHSRRTTGNQRRYTRATLRQVAFIRASHHLGIPLSVIGKVLALLPPGEIPGQEFWARASDCWTEDINSRIARLERMRDRFSECIGCGCLSFQQCALVNPNDELGKEGSGPRRLFDN
- a CDS encoding TetR/AcrR family transcriptional regulator — its product is MSKRRTQILEAAVRVIARDGVRGLRIEKLAAAAGVSTALIYYHFHDRAGVLHAALEHINHRATNYTDHALAHADARVRVETMLLLELQDSDDVRETSIAWGELRASAVFHPDLREALRTTTDAWNADIAALIGHAQDAGTISTGIDAIAAAERLTALVEGLSQRWNSGSISLDRARALLTDAISVELDHRR
- a CDS encoding agmatine deiminase family protein → MRRRAFLQASMTAIGTMLLAGCDDRDLPGGGGTTSSGTHDGRRWMMPEEGQPHARTWMAFGASERIWGAKLLPQAQHDLATIATTIAGFEPVSMLVRPGEMGLAQTLVGGANVELIPAEIDDLWMRDTGPVFVTGPSGHAGVDFNFNGWGGKQEHRRDAKVAALVTGRAGVERLRTDLVLEGGALEVDGEGTAIITESCVLDNNRNRGWKKPDVEKELAYLLGIEKVIWLPGITGHDITDGHTDFYARFAGPGVVVAGLDNDEESFDYDVTRRHLDILHNATDAHGRPLEIETLEAPSELRFRDAGEDFAAGYINFYVCNGGVIAPQFGAPETDAAAHSTLQRLFPDRQVVQIAIDGIAAGGGGIHCTTQQQPAA
- a CDS encoding GTP pyrophosphokinase, with translation MKALQPSPSADDEPPGNRERVTIDDVRALREQFRDFMLGYKFAIDEITTKINILREDFSNTHEYNPIEHVRSRLKSPESVLEKAQRKNYAMNLSSIRANVLDIAGVRVVCSFISDIVVIRDMLVGQEDITLLDERDYITHRKPNGYRSLHLIVSIPVFRSDRTERMPVEIQIRTIAMDFWASLEHKIHYKYSGEVPPNLRGDLARAAEVAGQLDEKMEALHRQVEHTTHTPPDPLDSLDLGRLYSLATNLSHSRRT
- a CDS encoding esterase/lipase family protein, translating into MSDRQQAEIRALARLAGDELGGAVDGVAAVHRAISDHVFAAVRQGVGPAARPAQVVHDTIADNMYRIVSGAAVSAGMLAEHAATFSGIPAPSRTVFGSGVLAALQGLIGDTLAQQRPILAAPMMFRSDGEAAAPERFAKHITNPSGRVVIFLHGLAETEHAWRLGGRPTYAERLEADLGCSSVQVRYNSGLHISENAQQLNDLLERLVEHWPVEIEQLSLVGHSMGGLIARGACFAAVEDRRSWVRQVRQVVCLGSPHLGAPLEQFVHYLSAALVRVPETRPFGRLLRRRSAGIRDLRHGSLVDGDWDGADPDALRRRAIREVPLLEGADHYFVTATITRSPRHPLGRVIGDGLVLTTSGSGRNRARRIGFDDTNGLHLTGANHFTLLNHETVYEALTHWLCGEREQKSLRPG
- a CDS encoding NUDIX hydrolase translates to MISTSLFNELYERAEKDSVALRIGVIIDRRGEVLLLERDDSGPIKATLKLPGTTVEPHEPLDAAVARGVATETGLIVTRIRCHVGHFDYLSPVGKPVRRLHFAVDVAATYPIRLSAHTAYTWAPLGSDLRVTPSIRGILEDYRKLGEARNPLSETVG